The Agromyces mariniharenae genome includes a window with the following:
- a CDS encoding DUF937 domain-containing protein — translation MAGYDDIIADLPMGDIAAKLGVDEATARRAVDDALPALLAGMGANATDPAGAASLERAVVHHDPKLVEGGVDLADVDEDDGRKIVKNVFGTNTDQVVTALDTKEGGGGNLIGKLLPILAPIVMAWLAKQFTKKQEPAASGGDGGGSGGGGGGIGDILGGLLGGGSGGAGGSGGGLGDLLGGLLGGGGSGGSGGGLGDLLGGLLGGGKR, via the coding sequence ATGGCCGGATACGACGACATCATCGCCGACCTTCCGATGGGCGACATCGCCGCGAAGCTCGGGGTCGACGAGGCCACGGCGAGGAGGGCCGTCGACGACGCGCTTCCCGCCCTGCTGGCGGGCATGGGCGCGAACGCGACCGACCCGGCCGGCGCCGCGTCGCTCGAGCGTGCGGTCGTGCACCACGACCCGAAACTCGTCGAGGGCGGCGTGGACCTCGCCGACGTCGACGAGGACGACGGCCGCAAGATCGTGAAGAACGTCTTCGGCACCAACACCGACCAGGTGGTGACGGCGCTCGACACGAAGGAGGGTGGCGGCGGCAACCTCATCGGGAAGCTCCTGCCGATCCTCGCGCCGATCGTGATGGCGTGGCTCGCGAAGCAGTTCACGAAGAAGCAGGAGCCCGCGGCATCCGGTGGCGACGGCGGCGGCTCGGGCGGCGGCGGTGGCGGGATCGGCGACATCCTCGGCGGCCTGCTCGGTGGCGGCAGCGGCGGCGCCGGCGGCTCGGGCGGGGGACTGGGCGACCTGCTCGGCGGCCTCCTCGGCGGCGGCGGCTCGGGCGGCTCGGGCGGCGGGCTCGGCGACCTCCTCGGCGGCCTGCTGGGCGGCGGCAAGCGCTGA
- a CDS encoding sensor histidine kinase, translated as MGYLVGVLAVGSGLVGAVLHAANAVAGRDVEPSFWLLAALGAIAYGSASAFLGARSRARRVAILLGAIGLGQGLSLLLREYALLGDAPLDWLALWIGSWLWAPAYIATAALLPLLLPDGALPSPRWRPALVLSVVALAAEAVWWALLPYHLQDVPIVVRELRNPVGVAAAAAPVVLGVIATLTVAAVALALASIVVRWRATTGDRRQQLKWLLVGGAATVVVFALGLLVPPPAGEVVAAMGAIPLPAACAVAALRHRLWDVDLVVSAGLRYAVLSVVVIAVYAAVVALLGASTGAPVIATAVVALVLLPLHARLQRWANRVVHGEPDDPGTALARLGEQLAATSDPADVADRLLPEVVARISGLLRSPYTAISLADGGIVAHGDRPEEVDRVPLAYGGAEVGALELTPRSRSGGERRRLEVLARQAAVAVHSVLLTREARRSRQLVVAAREEERRRLRWDLHDGVGPSIAALALQAETARDLVAVDPAAATEILDRLVPRMNGTVAEVRAIVHELRPPTLDELGLAGAVRELGTRFSGADRRVEVALSDLGELPAAVDLAAYRIISEALANAVRHSGARNVRVRVERDGEWLRLEVTDDGHGIPADAPPGVGLTSMRARAEELNGRCAVRHGADATGTVVSALLPLSLEKESR; from the coding sequence GTGGGATACCTCGTCGGCGTGTTGGCAGTCGGCTCCGGGCTCGTCGGCGCCGTGCTGCACGCCGCCAACGCCGTCGCCGGCCGCGACGTCGAGCCGTCGTTCTGGTTGCTCGCCGCGCTCGGCGCGATCGCCTACGGCAGCGCGAGCGCGTTCCTCGGCGCGCGGTCCCGGGCCCGCCGCGTGGCGATCCTGCTCGGTGCCATCGGGCTCGGGCAGGGCCTCTCGCTGCTGCTCAGGGAGTACGCGCTGCTCGGCGATGCTCCCCTCGACTGGCTCGCCCTCTGGATCGGCTCCTGGCTGTGGGCTCCCGCCTACATCGCGACGGCGGCCCTGCTCCCGTTGCTGCTGCCCGACGGGGCGCTCCCCTCGCCGAGGTGGCGGCCCGCCCTCGTCCTCTCCGTCGTCGCGCTCGCCGCCGAGGCGGTGTGGTGGGCGCTCCTGCCCTACCACCTCCAGGACGTCCCGATCGTGGTCCGCGAACTGCGAAACCCGGTCGGGGTGGCCGCCGCGGCGGCACCGGTCGTGCTCGGCGTGATCGCGACGCTCACGGTGGCGGCGGTGGCACTGGCGCTCGCCTCGATCGTGGTGCGCTGGCGCGCGACGACGGGCGATCGGCGCCAGCAGCTGAAGTGGCTGCTCGTCGGCGGTGCCGCGACCGTCGTCGTGTTCGCGCTCGGCCTGCTGGTGCCGCCGCCCGCCGGCGAGGTCGTCGCCGCGATGGGGGCGATCCCCCTCCCCGCGGCCTGCGCCGTCGCGGCACTGCGGCATCGCCTGTGGGACGTGGACCTCGTCGTGTCGGCCGGTCTGCGCTACGCCGTGCTGTCCGTCGTGGTGATCGCCGTCTATGCCGCGGTGGTCGCCCTGCTCGGAGCGTCGACGGGAGCGCCGGTGATCGCCACCGCCGTGGTGGCGCTGGTGCTGCTGCCGCTCCACGCGCGGCTCCAGCGGTGGGCGAACCGCGTGGTCCACGGCGAACCCGACGACCCGGGCACCGCGCTCGCCCGGCTGGGCGAGCAGCTCGCCGCCACGTCGGACCCGGCGGACGTGGCCGACCGGCTGCTGCCCGAGGTCGTGGCGCGGATCTCGGGCCTGCTCCGTTCGCCGTACACCGCGATCAGCCTCGCCGACGGCGGGATCGTCGCGCATGGCGACCGTCCCGAAGAGGTCGACCGCGTTCCCTTGGCGTACGGAGGGGCGGAGGTGGGGGCGCTCGAGCTGACCCCTCGCAGCCGTTCGGGCGGCGAACGCCGAAGGCTGGAGGTCCTCGCCCGTCAGGCCGCCGTCGCGGTGCACTCCGTGCTGTTGACGCGGGAGGCCCGTCGATCCCGTCAGCTCGTCGTGGCGGCTCGCGAGGAGGAGCGCAGACGCCTGCGCTGGGACCTGCACGATGGCGTGGGACCCTCGATCGCCGCGCTGGCCCTGCAGGCGGAGACGGCCAGAGACCTCGTCGCCGTCGATCCGGCTGCGGCCACGGAGATCCTCGACCGCCTGGTGCCGCGCATGAACGGCACGGTCGCGGAGGTTCGCGCGATCGTGCACGAGCTGCGCCCGCCGACCCTCGACGAACTCGGCCTCGCCGGCGCGGTGCGTGAGCTCGGCACGCGATTCTCCGGTGCGGATCGCCGGGTGGAGGTCGCGCTGTCGGACCTCGGGGAGCTTCCCGCCGCCGTGGACCTCGCCGCCTATCGCATCATCTCCGAAGCGCTCGCGAATGCCGTGCGGCATTCCGGTGCCCGCAACGTGCGCGTCCGGGTCGAGCGAGACGGCGAGTGGTTGCGCCTCGAGGTGACCGACGACGGTCACGGCATCCCGGCGGATGCCCCGCCCGGCGTGGGGCTGACGTCGATGCGCGCCCGGGCGGAGGAGCTCAACGGGCGGTGCGCCGTCCGCCACGGCGCCGACGCCACCGGGACCGTCGTCTCCGCCCTGCTGCCCCTCAGCCTCGAGAAGGAGTCCCGATGA
- a CDS encoding MaoC family dehydratase N-terminal domain-containing protein — protein MPVNPELQGRTFPPTEPYLVGREKVREFARAVFATDPINLDPEAAKAAGYDDVVAPPTFAVVVQERTLAQLLAEPDAGIDFSRVVHGDQRFTFSRPIVAGDLLTATLTVPSVKTLGGHSIVTAETAVTDASGAHVVTTISALVVRGEED, from the coding sequence GTGCCAGTGAACCCAGAGCTGCAGGGGCGCACGTTCCCGCCCACCGAGCCCTACCTGGTCGGCCGCGAGAAGGTGCGCGAGTTCGCGCGCGCCGTGTTCGCGACCGATCCGATCAACCTCGACCCCGAGGCCGCGAAGGCCGCCGGCTACGACGACGTCGTCGCGCCGCCGACGTTCGCCGTCGTCGTGCAGGAGCGCACGCTCGCGCAGCTGCTCGCCGAGCCCGACGCGGGCATCGACTTCTCGCGGGTCGTGCACGGCGACCAGCGCTTCACGTTCAGCCGCCCGATCGTCGCCGGCGACCTGCTCACGGCCACGCTCACCGTGCCGAGCGTCAAGACGCTGGGCGGGCACTCGATCGTCACGGCCGAGACCGCGGTCACGGATGCCTCCGGCGCCCACGTCGTGACCACGATCTCGGCACTCGTCGTGCGTGGGGAGGAGGACTGA
- a CDS encoding response regulator, translating to MTVREPQDGAEPIRIVVADDHPIVRAGIVGLLETAPGIEVVGEAADGAEAVALAASEHPDLVLMDLRMPGVDGASATASIVAAGGGTRVLVLTTYETDDHILAAIEAGASGYLLKAAPQAEILAGIRAVAAGETVLAPSIAAKLVSRVRADAASVAPPALSPREREVLVLVADGRSNPEIAKALYIGEATVKTHLLHVFEKLDVNDRTRAVTRAMELGLI from the coding sequence ATGACCGTTCGAGAGCCTCAGGACGGCGCCGAGCCCATCCGCATCGTCGTCGCCGACGACCACCCGATCGTGCGCGCCGGCATCGTCGGCCTGCTCGAGACCGCGCCCGGCATCGAGGTGGTCGGGGAGGCCGCCGACGGCGCCGAGGCGGTCGCGCTCGCGGCATCCGAGCACCCCGACCTCGTGCTCATGGACCTGCGCATGCCCGGCGTCGACGGTGCGAGCGCGACCGCGAGCATCGTCGCGGCGGGCGGCGGCACGCGCGTGCTGGTGCTCACCACGTACGAGACCGACGACCACATCCTCGCGGCGATCGAGGCGGGGGCGAGCGGCTACCTGCTGAAGGCGGCGCCGCAGGCCGAGATCCTCGCGGGCATCCGCGCGGTCGCCGCGGGCGAGACGGTGCTCGCCCCGTCGATCGCGGCGAAGCTCGTCTCGCGGGTGCGGGCGGATGCGGCATCCGTCGCCCCGCCCGCCCTCTCGCCGCGCGAGCGGGAGGTGCTCGTGCTCGTCGCCGATGGTCGCTCGAACCCCGAGATCGCGAAGGCCCTCTACATCGGCGAGGCGACCGTGAAGACGCACCTGCTGCACGTGTTCGAGAAGCTCGACGTGAACGATCGCACCCGCGCGGTCACCCGGGCGATGGAGCTGGGACTCATCTGA
- a CDS encoding MaoC family dehydratase produces MAAPALADLRVGDIVAEESFPLTRDSLVRYAGASGDFNPIHYRDDVARAVGLPGVLAHGMLTMGFAVQPVVDWAGDPGRIADYQVRFTRPVVVDPELGAVVSVVAKVGQLDAEAGVARIDLTVKVGEETVLGKAQVRVSLD; encoded by the coding sequence ATGGCCGCCCCCGCGCTCGCCGACCTCCGCGTCGGCGACATCGTCGCCGAGGAGTCGTTCCCGCTCACGCGCGACTCGCTCGTGCGCTACGCCGGCGCGTCCGGCGACTTCAACCCGATCCACTACCGCGACGACGTCGCGCGCGCCGTCGGCCTGCCGGGCGTGCTCGCGCACGGCATGCTCACGATGGGCTTCGCCGTGCAGCCGGTCGTCGACTGGGCCGGCGACCCGGGCCGCATCGCCGACTACCAGGTGCGCTTCACCCGCCCGGTCGTGGTGGACCCCGAGCTCGGCGCCGTCGTGTCGGTCGTCGCGAAGGTCGGCCAGCTCGATGCCGAGGCGGGCGTGGCCCGCATCGACCTCACCGTGAAGGTCGGCGAGGAGACCGTGCTCGGCAAGGCGCAGGTGCGGGTCTCGCTCGACTGA
- a CDS encoding response regulator: MSLRVLVVDDHPLYRDGLVTAIAAMPEVDVVGDAADGLAAVRAAAELAPDVVVMDLHMPVLNGIEATRRIVSERPETAVLVLTMLDGDDSVFAAMRAGARGYLLKGADREEIRRSLQAVANGEVVFSSGIASRVLAFFAAGSPAAVAPFPELTEREREILDLVARGLTNAEIAQRLVLSSKTVRNHVSNVFTKLQVAGRAEAVAQARDAGLGAP, from the coding sequence ATGAGCCTGCGCGTCCTCGTCGTCGATGACCATCCGCTCTATCGCGATGGACTGGTCACGGCCATCGCCGCCATGCCCGAGGTCGATGTCGTCGGCGATGCCGCGGATGGTCTCGCGGCCGTCCGTGCGGCCGCCGAACTCGCCCCCGACGTCGTCGTCATGGACCTGCACATGCCCGTGCTCAACGGCATCGAGGCCACCCGCCGGATCGTCTCGGAGCGGCCCGAGACGGCCGTGCTCGTGCTCACGATGCTCGACGGCGACGACTCGGTGTTCGCGGCGATGCGCGCCGGTGCTCGCGGCTACCTGCTGAAGGGCGCCGACCGCGAGGAGATCCGCCGCTCGCTGCAGGCCGTCGCGAACGGCGAGGTCGTGTTCAGTTCGGGCATCGCCTCGCGGGTGCTCGCCTTCTTCGCGGCCGGGTCGCCCGCGGCCGTGGCGCCGTTCCCCGAGTTGACCGAGCGGGAGCGCGAGATCCTCGACCTCGTCGCTCGCGGGCTCACGAACGCGGAGATCGCGCAGCGCCTCGTGCTCTCCAGCAAGACCGTCCGCAACCACGTGAGCAACGTCTTCACGAAACTGCAGGTGGCGGGTCGGGCCGAGGCCGTGGCGCAGGCGCGCGACGCCGGGCTCGGTGCGCCTTGA
- a CDS encoding UDP-N-acetylmuramate dehydrogenase gives MAPDIPFSELTTLRVGGPAHRLVTATTQRDLVDLAAEAWEHGVPWLALGGGSNLLVGDDGFDGTVIRIATKGIEVLGRGDSADSSLVGDASAADGVASVRIRVQAGETWDDVVAWAVHEGYSGFEALSGIPGSVGAAPVQNIGAYGQELESTLVAIEFLDEGADMPRRMTAAELELGYRTSVLKRGLRGIVVSAEFDLHDTTVERAVLGEPLGQPIAYAQLADALHVNLGDRVPVARVREAVLRLRASKGMVLDPDDPDSVSAGSFFTNPIVTERTARTLPGDAPRWYVGEDAPDQVTPITSGLDESPLDQFLAHQASLEAVEPEADAAPPEPLVKLSAAWLIEHSGIHRGFALPGSRAAISSKHTLALTNRGGATAEEVAQLARFVQNRVQAEFGIVLRPEPVFVGISL, from the coding sequence ATGGCGCCCGACATCCCGTTCTCCGAGCTCACCACGCTGCGCGTCGGCGGGCCGGCGCACCGGCTCGTCACCGCGACGACGCAGCGCGACCTCGTCGACCTCGCCGCCGAGGCGTGGGAGCACGGCGTGCCGTGGCTCGCGCTCGGCGGCGGCTCCAACCTGCTCGTCGGCGACGACGGCTTCGACGGCACCGTGATCCGCATCGCCACGAAGGGCATCGAGGTGCTCGGCCGGGGCGACTCGGCCGATTCGAGCCTGGTCGGCGACGCGTCCGCCGCCGACGGGGTGGCCTCGGTGCGGATCCGCGTGCAGGCCGGCGAGACCTGGGACGACGTCGTGGCCTGGGCGGTCCACGAGGGGTACTCCGGATTCGAGGCGCTCTCGGGCATCCCCGGTTCGGTCGGCGCCGCGCCCGTGCAGAACATCGGCGCCTACGGGCAGGAGCTCGAGTCGACGCTCGTCGCGATCGAGTTCCTCGACGAGGGCGCCGACATGCCGCGCCGCATGACGGCCGCCGAGCTCGAGCTCGGCTACCGCACGTCGGTGCTGAAGCGCGGCCTGCGCGGGATCGTCGTCTCGGCGGAGTTCGACCTGCACGACACCACCGTCGAGCGGGCCGTGCTCGGGGAGCCGCTGGGCCAGCCGATCGCCTACGCCCAGCTCGCCGACGCGCTGCACGTGAACCTCGGCGACCGCGTGCCCGTCGCCCGCGTCCGCGAGGCCGTGCTGCGCCTGCGCGCCTCGAAGGGCATGGTGCTCGATCCCGACGACCCCGACTCGGTGAGCGCCGGCTCGTTCTTCACGAACCCGATCGTCACCGAGCGCACGGCGCGCACGCTGCCGGGCGACGCGCCCCGCTGGTACGTCGGCGAGGACGCGCCCGACCAGGTCACCCCGATCACGTCGGGACTCGACGAATCGCCCCTCGACCAGTTCCTCGCGCACCAGGCGTCGCTCGAGGCCGTCGAGCCCGAGGCGGATGCCGCGCCGCCCGAGCCGCTCGTCAAGCTCTCGGCCGCGTGGCTCATCGAGCACTCCGGCATCCACCGCGGCTTCGCCCTGCCCGGGTCGCGCGCCGCGATCTCGTCGAAGCACACGCTCGCGCTGACGAACCGCGGCGGCGCGACGGCCGAGGAGGTCGCGCAGCTCGCCCGCTTCGTGCAGAACCGGGTGCAGGCCGAGTTCGGCATCGTGCTGCGCCCCGAGCCCGTGTTCGTGGGCATCAGCCTCTAG
- a CDS encoding MFS transporter produces MSHSLPSARIPLRLPSAVATFGIGIAGYLGVNLSPYMIAAVQSALGADVLTASWIVTGALLLTAVTGLATAKLSAGPRRLLVARVGLVLAVVGFGAAALVPAPAVVVAGLLIGGIGAGGAVSSSGAALAAFVNPDRVAGFSGLANRAIVTVILALIPLMPLVPISVFGTLALFALVVLFASAWLPTAPVVEHTAVPAAHGAAAASDAVARRPRRAETIAGFVLLVTFALWAASEDSLWAMAGVMGADQAALTPEGLGIALSGATAGGIVGAILLMIVGDRLGRAVPLAILLVAGGLLKIAEGFVTDPTTFIVVFIAWNTVYAIAFLYFVATAAALDADGRWSGPLLAVYLVGSALTPVIGAALVEAFGYHGFVTVLGVASFALAVPAFLVARISSRLQRTEEPASAQVEEVAA; encoded by the coding sequence GTGTCCCACTCCCTCCCATCCGCCAGGATCCCCCTGCGGCTGCCCAGCGCGGTCGCCACGTTCGGGATCGGCATCGCCGGCTACCTCGGCGTGAACCTCTCGCCGTACATGATCGCGGCCGTGCAGTCGGCCCTCGGCGCCGACGTGCTCACGGCGAGCTGGATCGTCACGGGCGCGCTGCTGCTCACCGCGGTGACCGGCCTCGCGACCGCGAAGCTCAGCGCCGGCCCTCGACGCCTGCTCGTCGCGCGCGTCGGACTCGTGCTCGCCGTGGTGGGCTTCGGCGCCGCCGCGCTCGTGCCGGCTCCCGCGGTCGTCGTGGCGGGCCTGCTCATCGGCGGCATCGGCGCCGGCGGCGCGGTCTCGTCGTCGGGCGCTGCGCTCGCGGCCTTCGTGAACCCCGACCGCGTCGCCGGGTTCAGCGGCCTCGCGAACCGCGCGATCGTCACGGTGATCCTCGCGCTCATCCCCCTCATGCCGCTCGTGCCGATCAGCGTGTTCGGCACGCTCGCCCTGTTCGCACTCGTCGTGCTGTTCGCCTCGGCCTGGCTGCCGACCGCCCCGGTCGTCGAGCACACCGCCGTGCCGGCCGCCCACGGTGCCGCCGCGGCATCCGATGCCGTCGCCCGCCGGCCGCGCCGTGCCGAGACGATCGCGGGCTTCGTGCTGCTCGTCACGTTCGCCCTGTGGGCCGCGAGCGAGGACTCGCTCTGGGCGATGGCCGGCGTCATGGGCGCCGACCAGGCCGCCCTCACGCCCGAGGGCCTCGGCATCGCGCTCAGCGGCGCGACCGCGGGCGGCATCGTCGGCGCGATCCTGCTCATGATCGTCGGCGACCGCCTCGGCCGTGCCGTGCCGCTCGCGATCCTGCTCGTGGCCGGCGGCCTGCTGAAGATCGCCGAGGGCTTCGTCACCGACCCGACCACGTTCATCGTCGTCTTCATCGCCTGGAACACCGTCTACGCGATCGCCTTCCTCTACTTCGTCGCCACCGCCGCCGCGCTCGACGCTGACGGCCGCTGGTCGGGGCCGCTGCTCGCGGTGTACCTCGTCGGCTCGGCCCTGACGCCCGTCATCGGCGCCGCGCTCGTCGAGGCGTTCGGCTACCACGGCTTCGTCACCGTGCTCGGCGTCGCGAGCTTCGCGCTGGCCGTGCCCGCGTTCCTCGTCGCGCGCATCTCGTCGCGGCTGCAGCGCACCGAGGAGCCCGCATCCGCCCAGGTCGAGGAGGTGGCCGCATGA
- a CDS encoding phosphatase PAP2 family protein — MAPSSVRVAIQRTRILPRWVRRADAAAGRAVNRRHAHPVADRFWSRLTGFADRGVLWWTLAGVLAVTRRRRAAARGLLSLLAASALTNLIAKEVFGGDRPLLADVPIARRLPKPPITPSFPSGHSASAAAFAAGVAIEKPAIGAAIAPVALGVGYSRLHTGAHWLSDVVGGLALGAGVAGLGAAVVPRRGEPVPPAPSGVDRALPASPDGAGVFLVANRSSGTAVVRADPLRLIADRLPAARVHVLEDGEDPGAVVRAALRHRRGRPRILGVCGGDGTVAAVAHEARAAGLPLLVVPGGTFNHFARTAGAASAELAVGALQRGEGVRADVAELSFGDRPPVTVLNTASVGVYPDFVAVREQLRDRWGKWPAALIAATRVLRRSDPVEVVVAGRRARVWTLFVGVGANDPGTVAPLQRRSLDGGVLDVRILHAGSRVRAAASLAFGRRVSSVLRGLRLLPKRIESFATESLDVVVRPRGGQPPGFAHDGEIALEAPARAQAAYPGPGYRTLIRIVPQALDVYRPSSARPTAPEAAGVSAIATDA, encoded by the coding sequence GTGGCACCATCGAGCGTCCGCGTCGCCATCCAGCGCACGAGGATCCTCCCCCGGTGGGTCCGGCGGGCGGATGCCGCGGCCGGCCGCGCCGTGAACCGACGCCATGCGCATCCCGTCGCCGACCGGTTCTGGTCGCGGCTCACCGGCTTCGCCGACCGCGGCGTGCTCTGGTGGACGCTCGCCGGCGTGCTCGCGGTGACCCGTCGACGTCGCGCGGCCGCGCGCGGCCTGCTGTCGCTGCTCGCGGCGAGCGCGCTCACGAACCTCATCGCCAAGGAGGTGTTCGGCGGCGACCGGCCGCTGCTCGCCGACGTGCCGATCGCGCGTCGCCTGCCGAAGCCGCCGATCACGCCGTCGTTCCCGTCGGGACACTCGGCGAGCGCGGCCGCCTTCGCGGCCGGCGTCGCGATCGAGAAGCCGGCCATCGGCGCGGCGATCGCGCCCGTCGCGCTCGGCGTCGGGTACTCGCGCCTGCACACGGGCGCGCACTGGCTGTCGGACGTCGTCGGCGGGCTCGCCCTCGGCGCGGGCGTGGCGGGCCTCGGCGCGGCGGTCGTGCCGCGGCGCGGCGAGCCCGTGCCGCCCGCGCCGAGCGGCGTCGACCGTGCACTGCCCGCATCGCCCGACGGCGCCGGCGTGTTCCTCGTCGCGAACCGCTCGTCGGGCACCGCCGTCGTGCGTGCGGACCCCCTGCGGCTCATCGCCGACCGGCTCCCCGCCGCCCGAGTGCACGTGCTGGAGGACGGCGAGGATCCCGGCGCGGTCGTGCGCGCCGCGCTCCGGCACCGCCGCGGGCGGCCGCGCATCCTCGGGGTGTGCGGCGGCGACGGCACGGTCGCCGCGGTGGCGCACGAGGCCCGCGCTGCCGGGCTGCCGCTCCTCGTCGTCCCCGGCGGCACGTTCAACCACTTCGCGCGCACGGCCGGTGCGGCATCCGCCGAGCTGGCGGTCGGGGCGCTGCAACGGGGCGAGGGCGTGCGGGCGGATGTCGCGGAACTGTCGTTCGGCGACCGGCCGCCGGTCACCGTGCTGAACACCGCCTCGGTCGGCGTCTACCCCGACTTCGTGGCCGTACGCGAGCAGCTGCGCGACCGCTGGGGCAAGTGGCCCGCTGCGCTCATCGCGGCGACCCGCGTGCTGCGGCGCTCGGATCCCGTGGAGGTCGTCGTCGCTGGACGCCGTGCCCGCGTCTGGACGCTCTTCGTGGGCGTCGGCGCGAACGACCCGGGCACCGTCGCGCCCCTGCAGCGGCGCAGCCTCGACGGGGGCGTGCTCGACGTGCGGATCCTGCACGCCGGCTCCCGCGTGCGCGCCGCGGCCTCCCTGGCGTTCGGGCGCCGGGTGAGCAGCGTGCTGCGCGGGCTGCGGCTCCTCCCCAAGCGCATCGAGTCGTTCGCGACGGAGTCGCTCGATGTCGTGGTGCGCCCGCGCGGCGGCCAGCCGCCCGGGTTCGCGCACGACGGCGAGATCGCGCTCGAGGCGCCCGCCCGGGCGCAGGCGGCGTACCCGGGTCCGGGCTACCGCACACTCATCCGGATCGTGCCGCAGGCGCTCGACGTGTACCGGCCGTCGAGCGCACGGCCGACCGCGCCCGAGGCGGCGGGCGTATCGGCGATCGCGACGGACGCCTAG
- a CDS encoding TetR/AcrR family transcriptional regulator has translation MPRPRTPLLSTDRIADAAMELVDEGAPFGVNAIARRLGVTPSSLYNHVRGRDEIVELMRGRLGERYLPQLVGGTWDEVVEGSLRAQRRMYAEHPFLIPLIVEQTITDPTVIASYDHLATTLAAAGFPEDDVLDVVAIIDAFSIGMGLDLASPDEVWAPETPTETLGRLVAVGPRGAARSDRAFESGLELLLDGLRLRLARYELD, from the coding sequence ATGCCGAGGCCGAGGACCCCGCTGCTGTCGACCGATCGCATCGCGGATGCCGCGATGGAGCTCGTCGACGAGGGCGCGCCGTTCGGCGTCAACGCGATCGCGCGACGGCTCGGAGTCACGCCGTCGTCGCTCTACAACCACGTGCGCGGACGCGACGAGATCGTGGAGCTCATGCGCGGACGGCTCGGGGAGCGGTACCTTCCGCAGCTCGTCGGCGGCACGTGGGACGAGGTGGTCGAGGGGAGCCTGCGCGCCCAGCGCCGCATGTACGCGGAGCATCCGTTCCTCATCCCGCTCATCGTGGAGCAGACGATCACCGACCCGACCGTCATCGCGTCGTACGACCACTTGGCGACGACGCTCGCGGCGGCCGGATTCCCCGAGGACGACGTGCTCGACGTCGTCGCGATCATCGACGCGTTCTCGATCGGCATGGGCCTCGACCTCGCGTCGCCCGACGAGGTGTGGGCGCCCGAGACCCCGACCGAGACGCTCGGCCGGCTCGTGGCCGTCGGGCCCCGCGGCGCGGCTCGTAGCGACCGCGCCTTCGAGTCGGGGCTCGAACTGCTGCTCGACGGGCTCCGCCTCCGGCTCGCCCGCTACGAACTCGACTGA